The following nucleotide sequence is from uncultured Roseateles sp..
GATAGGCGCCGCCCACCATCAGCAGCGGCGTCACCAGCCAGGGCGCGACGTAGGAGATCGCCAGTGCCGCCGGCACCAGGATGGCCTTGTTGACGAAGGAACCCTTGGCCACCGCCCAGACCACCGGCAGCTCGCGCTCGGCATTGACCCCGCTGACTTGCTGCGCATTCAGCGCCAGGTCATCGCCGAGCACGCCGGCGGTCTTCTTGGCGGCGATCTTGGTCATCGCGGCCACGTCATCGAGCATGCCGGCGATATCGTCGAGCAGCGCCAGCAGGCTGGAGGCCATCAATCAGTTCCTTTGGGTTGCAGGTCGCGGTGGGTCAGGTACAGGCGCAGGTCGAACTCCAGCTGGTGGTAGTCGGGCTCCATGTGCTGGCAGAGCTGGTAGAAGGCCTTGTCATGCTCGCGCTCCTTCAGGTGCGCCAGCTCGTGCACGACGATCATCTTCAGAAAGGCCGCCGGTGCCTCGCGGAACAGCGCATCGACGCGGATCTCGCGCTTGGCCTTGAGCCTGCTGCCCTGCACCCGCGACACCGTGGTGTGGGTGCCCAGCGCATGTTTCATGACCTTGAGCTTCTGGTCGTACTGCACCTTGACCAGGGGCTCGGCGCTGCGCATGAAACGACTCTTCAGTGCCTGGGCATAGTCGAACAGGGCGCGGTCGGTGCGCACCTCGTGCGGCTCGGCATAGCGCCTGGCCAGCATCTCGCCCAGCCGCTCCTGCGCTATCAGTTCGCGCACCTGGGCCAGCAGGCTCTCCGGATAGCCCAGCAGGTACTTCAATGTCATTGCAGGGCCGGCGCCGCGTAGTGTTCGTCCACCCACTGCTCGAAGCGCTCGCACATGGCCTCTTCGCCAGCGCTGCTGTCGGCCAGCAGTTCGACGCCGTGGACGACGCGTATCCGCGCATCGAGCTGCCGTGGATGGGCATCGGCGTACTCGCGCCGGTCGGCGGCGGCAGCGCATTGCCGGGCCCGCGACCAGGCCTCCTCGGCAGACAGATTGCAGTCGTCTGCCAGGTGGCGGGCGCTGAAGCCCTCGCCGGTGAGGCTGCGCAGGGTGGCGTCATGGTCGATGCTGTTGCCCGGCGCCCAATAGTGCTGGGCCAGCAGCGGGCCGATCTGCGGGTTGTCGGTCAGGTAGCCAAAGCGCTGCAGGAAGTAGGCACGGGTCTGGTAGACGGCCATATTCGCCAGCAGATAGCCGTGGTACGAACAGGCCGACTCCTGGTTCAGCAGATGCGGTATGGCCAACAGCGGCCGGGGCGACGACTGCACGCCGAGGATCTGCTGCTCGCAACGGCGCGCCAGGGCGAGCACCCGGTCGGGCGTCAGCTCGGCCTCTTCCATCGCGTACAGGGCCGCCTCGAAGTACGACACCAAGGCACCGGAGCGCTCGTGGAAGGCCCGCATCGGCTGGGTGCTGTGAATGCGGTCCCGGATCAGCCCGTCGGGCATGGTCTGGCCCTGGGCGTCGCAGGCATAGCGCTTGAGCCAGTCGGCGTCATTGAGCAGCGAGTCGCAGAACATCGACTGCGTCTCGGCATAGGCGGCCGAGGTCGGGGCGAACTCCTGCGAGAAGCAGGGCGCGTTCTGCGTCACGTTGGCGAAGTGGGCCGCATGGCCGCCCTCGTGGAACAGCGTCGCAAGGGCGCGCAGCCCGCTGCCTACCTGATCGGGCTTGGCCTCGGAGGTGAAGTTGATCTGGCCCGGCACCCAGCGGCCCTGGGCATCGAAATAGGCGGGTATGGGCCCGTGGCAGAAGCCGTTCTGGTACTTGCCCTTGCGTTCCAGCAGGTCCAGCTGCAGGGTTGCCCCGCGGTACTGGATGCCAAGCCGCCGGAAGCTCCGCACCCAGCGCTGCAAGCCCTTGCCGAAGGGCAGATAGGGGTCCATGCGGCGCACCACATCGCCATTGGTGAAGAAGCGCAGATTCCAGGGCTGCAGCGCCGATTCTCCAT
It contains:
- a CDS encoding M48 family metallopeptidase, producing the protein MTLKYLLGYPESLLAQVRELIAQERLGEMLARRYAEPHEVRTDRALFDYAQALKSRFMRSAEPLVKVQYDQKLKVMKHALGTHTTVSRVQGSRLKAKREIRVDALFREAPAAFLKMIVVHELAHLKEREHDKAFYQLCQHMEPDYHQLEFDLRLYLTHRDLQPKGTD
- a CDS encoding M3 family metallopeptidase, with protein sequence MESSQAFFDQLNSDYLQVHKTKEDLFWATYMATSEDHAGFARAEQAYKQFVADPARLRATREHLAQAEAAAAGARRDALVHGLRGWLAVFEANTIENAEAAALMDELIAAEAELFAKRQQLVLEHVNEQGRREEATLGGLATNLAMNPVEAHRRSSFEGFAELERWVLGNGYLDLVKLRNRFARAQGFADYFDFKLRKTERMTPAALFAILDDFIARTAGANERALAEVRAKHGESALQPWNLRFFTNGDVVRRMDPYLPFGKGLQRWVRSFRRLGIQYRGATLQLDLLERKGKYQNGFCHGPIPAYFDAQGRWVPGQINFTSEAKPDQVGSGLRALATLFHEGGHAAHFANVTQNAPCFSQEFAPTSAAYAETQSMFCDSLLNDADWLKRYACDAQGQTMPDGLIRDRIHSTQPMRAFHERSGALVSYFEAALYAMEEAELTPDRVLALARRCEQQILGVQSSPRPLLAIPHLLNQESACSYHGYLLANMAVYQTRAYFLQRFGYLTDNPQIGPLLAQHYWAPGNSIDHDATLRSLTGEGFSARHLADDCNLSAEEAWSRARQCAAAADRREYADAHPRQLDARIRVVHGVELLADSSAGEEAMCERFEQWVDEHYAAPALQ